A stretch of DNA from Halioglobus japonicus:
TGTTGCGCCTAACGACATCTTTCCCGAAGAATTCCGACTGTTCTTTTCTGGCAATCAGCGCGCGCGTTCCGCCTTCGATGCACTTCACAGCGATATTTATCAGGCAGCATTCTGGCAGAGCCTGCAGGCGCAGATTCGCAGCGGCTACGTAGAGAGTTTTTTCCCCTATCGCAGAAAGTTGCGATTCAACCGAGATCTGGAGACTGCCTGATGGCAACTATTTATCTGATTCGCCATGGACAGGCGTCCTTTGGTTCCGCCAACTATGATCAGCTTTCGGAGCTGGGTCAGCGGCAGGCGGACGCTACCGCTGAGTACCTGGCCAGTGTTGGCATTGAGCTCGACGCTGCCTACAGCGGCGATTTGTCGCGCCAGCGCGAGACCTGCGAGAGAGCGCTGGCAGGGCAGGTGGACGGTGTACCACATCACATCGATGCGCGGTTTAACGAAGTGAATAATGACGAGCAGGTCGCGGCGTTGGCACCCGTGATTATGGAGAGCAATCCTGCGCTGGCTGAGTTGATTAGTGGCGGCAAGCCCTCCAGCAAGGACTATCAGAAAATTATTGAGGCGGTGTTCACTCACTGGGTAACCCAGGACTGTTCACAGTACGGCATTCAGACCTGGGAAGATTATTCGAGCAAGGCGCATTCTGCGTTGCGCGAGGTGATGAAGCAGCAAGGGTCGGGTAAGAGTGTTGGCATCTTTACCTCGGGTGGCACCATTGCCACGCTGGTGGCGCATGTTCTGGGGGTGTCAGGAGAGAAGGTATATCGCTTCTATGAGCCTATTTTTAACTGTTCCGTGACCCAGCTCTTTTACAGCGGCGACAACGTCTCTTTATCCTATTTCAATGATCGGTCATTCCTGCAGATGCTCAGCCTGGAGAAGGGCGAAAATCTGGTGACCTACCGCTAGCGTACCTTGATCTGCATCCATTTGCGGGAATTGTAACGCCACAGCAAGAGCGTTGCTTTGATCACGTAGTCCATGAACATCACCAGGAACATCCAGTGGATGGACATGTCCAGTGACAGTATAAGGAATGCGGGAAGGAGCCGTCCCAGCATTATACCGCTAACGGTCGCGATGAGCGGGAAGCGGGTATCCCCTGCGCCACGCAGCGCGCCTCCAATGGCGGCATCAACGGCCATAAGAGGCTGACAAAGCGCGATGACATAGATGAATATGCGAGTAAACTCAGCGGCCTCAGGATCTTCGATCATGAAGCCAGCGAGTTCCTCAGCATAAATGGCGGTCAGCACGGAGATCGAAACCATCGCGATGAGCGCCATCCTGAGCCC
This window harbors:
- a CDS encoding histidine phosphatase family protein — its product is MATIYLIRHGQASFGSANYDQLSELGQRQADATAEYLASVGIELDAAYSGDLSRQRETCERALAGQVDGVPHHIDARFNEVNNDEQVAALAPVIMESNPALAELISGGKPSSKDYQKIIEAVFTHWVTQDCSQYGIQTWEDYSSKAHSALREVMKQQGSGKSVGIFTSGGTIATLVAHVLGVSGEKVYRFYEPIFNCSVTQLFYSGDNVSLSYFNDRSFLQMLSLEKGENLVTYR